A segment of the Commensalibacter oyaizuii genome:
ATTCCTTTTTGCCCTCTAATTGCAATTGCAATTGTGGCAATTACAGCCCTGGTAAAAGTATCTTCTATCGTCGCTATTACTGTATTAATCGTTGGAAGTGTTGTGGTCTTTATCGCCGATCACTTTATTCGACCAGCATTAATTGGTGGATCAACTAAATTACCATTTATTTGGGTATTAATTGGAATTTTGGGTGGATTAGAAACCTGGGGAATGATTGGATTATTTGTTGGCCCAGCGATTATGGCAGCTTTAATCATGCTATGGCAAAATTGGACGTCAGAGAAAAAAAGACTTTAAATTGTAATTTTAACATATCGGGCAGGCGGGATTCGAACCCACGACCCCCAGTCCCCCAGACTGATGCGCTACCAGGCTGCGCTACTGCCCGTTAAAATACAAAAACCCGTATACCAGCCTCCACAGTGACAATCAACCTAAAATTAAGAATCCGCTATAATTTTTCTTAACTCGTGCAATTCAACCAAAATAGAACGTAAAGAATCAACTAAATAAGCGTTCTTTTCTTGTAAAAGATGTATTTCTGATGAACTCGAATCTAAGTTTTGAAAATTATCGAGCGGAGATGTATTTAAAGCTGTGGAATTATCAGTACTAGAAGATGTAGTTGCTTCTACGTCATTACATACTGGAGCAATCTTATCTTCGTTGTGTGTTGTTTCGGCAGATGTTTCTGAAGAAGATATTTGTTCTTCCTTACGTGTAAACTTAGAAAAATCTTCATCTAAAAGACGTTGTACACCTTTAATCGTATATCCATCAACATAGAGCAGTTCTGAAATATATTTAAGTAATGTAATATCTTCTGCACGATAATAACGACGCCCACCACTACGTTTAACAGGTTGCACCTGAGTAAAACGAGTTTCCCAAAAACGAAGTACATGCTGAGGAACCTGTATTTCCTCTGCGACCTCACTGATTGTACGAAAGGCACCTGGATCTTTTTTAATTACGTTATCATCTTCTAAATTAGAATCGTCTTCTTCAACTGTATTTAAGAATTTATCCTCTGATTCGTCAGAAGAAACATCAAAGGTGCCACCCGTCATTGTTAACCCTTTCTAGACACTTGTTTTATCATACCTTCATTAACACGGTTCTTTAACATTTGACTAGGGCGAAATGATAAAACGAGGCGAGGCTCAATCACGACCTCTTCACCTGTTTTGGGGTTACGCCCGATACGACTGCCTTTTTTTCTTACGGAAAATGTTCCAAAACCGCTAATTTTTACAGAATCTCCACCTTCTAAGGTAGAGATTATTTTTTCTAAAACCTCTTCTAATAATACTGAAGATTCGCTACGTGATAGGCCCACGTGGCTGTAAAGTTTTTCGATCAATCCTGCTCGAGTTAAAGTTTGCATATTAATTTTAATCAATAGTTAAAAGTTGTTAATAATCGTAAAGGAAGAGTTAAGTAATTTTAACTCTTATACTCCCTTTTAGCGTAAAACATCTTTTAAAATCAATTATTTTATAACCGAACAAGAGAAGACCCCCAACTTAACCCTCCTCCTAAGGCTTCAATCACAATTAAATCACCCTGCTTAATTCTGCCATCACGAACGGCCTCATTCAAAGCTAATGGAATAGAGGCCGCAGACGTATTAGCATGACGATCTACCGTAACAATGACACGTTCAGCAGGTAAATTTAATTTCTTACCCATTCCTTTAATGATTCGTAAATTTGCTTGATGAGGTACTAGCCAATCAATATCTTTGTGCCCTAATTGATGCGCTTGCAAAGCCTCGTCAACCACTTCTGAAAGCTTTGTCACTGCATGACGAAAGACTTCTTGACCTTGCATTTTTAAAAAACACTGATCCGCAGTTTGTGAGGGAACACCATCAACATACAAAATGTCAGAATATTGACCATCTGTATGTAAATATACCCCTAATACCCCTACATCTTCATTTGTTTGCTCTGCACTTAAGACTACTGCACCAGCACCATCACCAAACAACACACAAGTTCTGCGATCAGACCAGTCCAAAATACGAGAATAAACCTCACTGCCAATCAAAATTACATTTTTAGCTTGACCATTGCGAATGAAATTATCAGCAACGGATAAACCAAAAACAAATCCTGCACATGCAGATGATACATCAAAGGCAAAGCCTTTTTTCATTCCTAGTTCTTTTTGAACTTTGACCGCCGTTGTTGGAAAAATCTGATCTGGAGTACATGTGGCAACTATAACTGCATCAATATCATCGACCGTTAGTCCGGCATATTCCATGGCCTGTCGTGCTGCATGAACAGCCATAGACGTGCAATTTTCACCGTCGGAAACAATATGTCTTTGGCGAATCCCCGTTCGCTCACGAATCCATTCGTCAGAGGTATCGACACGCCTTGACAATTCCTCGTTCGAAACAATATTTTTTGGTAAAAAGCTACCAAATCCAACAAAACGTGAACGATACGCCATTAATTTTCCTTAAAATACAAGCCTGGCTTAATCGTAATCTTCAAATTACTTCTTAGGCATCACAGCATTTTCTGCTGGATTAACCTGGGATAAACCAGTTAAAATTTCTTCATAAAATCCGTGAGTGATCATATCCATAGCGACATCAACAGCATAGGCGAAACCTACTTCGTCTGCTCCACCATGCGATTTTACGACCACTCCGTTTAAACCGACAAATACAGCACCATTATAACGGCGGGGATCTAACCATTCTTTCATACGTTCCAAACCTGGGCGAACCATCAAGTAGCCAAGCTTTCCACGTAATCCAGAAGTATAGACTTGCTTTAACAAATGAAATACAAGTTTTAACGCACCCTCACCTGTTTTCAAGGCAACATTGCCCGTAAACCCATCTGTCACAATAATATCCGTTGTACCAGCCGTAATATCGTGACCTTCAATAAAACCGTGAAATTGATCAGAGAGAGGACTGTTTCTTAATACATCTGCAGCTGCGCGTAATCGCTCGTCTCCCTTAAGTTCTTCTGAACCAACGTTTAAAAGACCTATTGTTGGATGGCGAAGACCTAAAACGGCTTTAGCAAAAGCATTGCCCATGATTGCAAAATCAACCAGATTACGACAATCACAAACGACATTCGCACCCAGATCCAACATTACAACATCGCCCTTTGCAGTTGGGCTAATTGCTGCCATTGCTGGACGAGCGATACCAGGCATTGTTTTTACAATGATTTGTGCCAATGCTAACATGGCACCACTATTACCAGCAGAGACGACCCCTTTCGACTCTTTTTGTGCAACACTTTCCATTGCCATACGTAAAGAGGAATCTCTTAATTTTAAGGCTGCTGTTGGCTTCATATCCATAGGCACGGATACAGATGTATGACGTATAGTACAAATCTCTGCTACCCTCGGATATTGTTTTAACAGAGGGGCAATTTTTGCTTCATCACCAATCAGCAAAACCTTAACATTAGAATGACGAAGAGCAGTGGCATCCAGACCCTTGATTACAATATCAGGAGCATTATCCCCCCCCATCGCATCTATGGCCAGATCATATGTCATTTCTTCTTGGGTATTAACTTGTATGTTCATAAATTACAGCTTATGTCCTGCAAAAATCATAACCTTCAATACCTTATGCGAAACACATAAATACGCCACACCAATCTTGAAAGGATATCTGCTTTACAGGGTCCTTGATAACAAAATTACTGGCGAACAGCAACTTTTAGTGCTTTTCCAGCAGCAACAACCTCGCGACCGTCATAATGTCCACAGTGACTGCAAACGTGATGAGGACGCTTTAATTCGCCACAATTCCCGCATTCAGCATGTGCTTCTGAACGCAATGCGTGATGACTACGACGCATACCGCGACGTGATGGTGATGTTTTTCTCTTAGGAACAGCCATTAGTCCCTCCTAACCTTTCCCAGTATATTAAATCAATTTGAGCAATGATTTAATATTTTATTAAATTATTTGAAACAAAATAGATTTTTTAACAGATTATATAAATCCGCGCAAGCATGGAAATATAATCATCCGATACAGTTTTCACACGGTTAATATCCGTTATTTCAACAAAAGACAAGCCAATTAAGAAAAAATCATTCTTTATCTTATTTAGCCTTTATTTTTTCTTTAACTTTTCTAAAATCTTAAATGGGCTTTCTCCTACCGCTTTTTTTTCAGTAATTTTACTATCATCCTCCTTATAAATCATAGGATTATCAGCACCACTTTTATGAGGATAAGGATCCAAAAACAGGGCTAATTGTTCAGCAGTTACTTCGCCCAAATCAATCATGTCATTATCATATGGAATGACATCTGGATCATCTATTTCCTCTAATTCCCCAGTTACTTTGTTAAGTGGCAAAAATAGTAATTCAAAAGTATCATTTAACGTAACAAAAAAATCCTCTAAAGAAATTACGCAATTTTGCGTCACCAATGCTTCAATCTTTCCCTTTGCTCTGATTTGGGCCCCATGATAATATTTCAATTGATATGTACATGTTAAAGAGTGAATTTTTGGAATAAAAAAGCGCGTTGCTAATTTCTTTTTTTCTTCTTCATCTGCTTCAACCTTAATCGTTAAGGGTTTTTTTTGAATTTGGCTTAAAGCCACTTTCCTTGAAAACTCGCAACATGCTTTCATTTTTATTCCTTTGTATGCTTTTTTTTGTTGAAGTTTTATATAAACTACAATACGCATTTGTTAAGGGTAATAGTATCATTTTTATATCCAGCTTGAGGAATATTTATCAACCATGCGTTCATGCTTCAATAAGAAACCTCTTGTAACATCGTCGAAAGCCTATTTTTCCTTTGTTCGGACCACAAGTAAAAAAGCTTATCTTGCTTCTATTTTATCAATAGGACTAACTTTGTCTGCTTGTTCTGCATTTTCGCCCCCCCCTTTACCTAGGGGAAGTATTATTGGCAAAAATGACCTAAAATCACTTCAGGTTGGCAGCACCAGTAAAGCTGATGTTATGGAAATTCTAGGGTCCCCAACCGCATACGCGACTTTTGATCCTAATAATTGGATTTATATTTCAATGATGACCAAGCTGGTTCCCCTATCTTACCCTGGAATCAAAAAACAAGAAGTACTATCTTTATATTTTGATCAAAATGGTACACTACAAAAAATCCAACATTTGGGTAAAAAAGACGCTAAAAATGTTGCGATGGTTTCTGAAACAACCCCAACCCCAGGGACTAAAACTAATTTCTTCCAACAGTTGCTGGGTAATATTGGACAATATTCTCCGCTCAGTGCAATGGGTCTGGGCAGTACTTTTGGACCCGGCAACAACGGTGGTCCCCTCAGCAGCAACCCCGCGACCGCTGGCGGAGTTGGCAGCTCTGGAAATACTATACGCTAGGGCCAATTTAATTTGGAATAAAGATGATAACACGCAGCCCACCCAATGGGCTGTTTTGTAATTGTATATCCCCACCGTGCCCTTGAACAATATTTCGAGCTATGGCTAATCCCAACCCAGTCCCTTTTTGATGATTACTTGTTTCAAATGGTAAAAATACGCTTTCACGTCTTTCAACTGGAATTCCCGGACCATTATCATCAATGATAAAAATAATCCCCTGCTTATCCGTTTGCACCCTGATTTCCACTTCACCACCATGATGCTTGGCATTTTCTAAAATATTACCGAGTACACGTCTGATACTACCAGCTCTTACCATCATATCCGGTAAAGAGGCAGGAATATGTGCAGATAAGAATTGAGTACCCGAACGATAGGCTGCAGCCACAGCATCCTCAGTTAATTGAACCATATCCGTCATTTTTGGCTCTTCTGTTCCCTCACCTCTAGCAAAAGAGAGATAACCAGAAATCATTTGCTCCATCTCTTCAATATCACCAATCATTTCAGCGATATCAAGTGCTTGATCCTGAGCATTAATTGTACCCTGTTGAGGTAACATTGCTAAACTTAAACGTAGTCGTGTTAGAGGTGTCCTTAAGTCATGGGAAACACTGGCCAAAATTACGGTTCTTTGTTTAATAAATCTTAGAATACGCTCCCTCATCACATTAAATGAAGATGCTGCTTTGCGTAATTCCTTTGATCCAACAGGATATAAAAAGCCAGGATCCTTCCCTTTACCAAAAGCTTCAACAGCTTTTGATAAGCGCCGAATAGCACGAAACTGTACCCAAGCAAAAACACCAGCAATTAAAAACAGTATGATTGCACTGCTGACAATCCAAGTCACAAATAACCATACAGATCCAGCTGTCAGACGTTTTTTTGCAATAAAAATATCTAAGACACCGTGCTTTAACTGCACAGATACCCTAACTTGATCAGTATAACTGTTCCAATCTGTAATAAAAGGAACCTCCAAACGATCTGCCAACGAACGGCTTAATAACTCGTCTACAGGCCCAACAACATGATTTACTTTCCGCTGGTTCAAATTTAATTTTTGATTAGGGTACCACGCAATATTTAATTGTAAATAAGTTTGCACTTGTCGGGTTGCATCAGATTGATGTTTACTAAATTGAACGGCGTCAAACTGATTGACGACATAGCTTACTTCGCCACTTACCATGTCCGTTAATCGTCTTGAAACTGTTTTTAAAAATGTTCCATAAAACAATTCTAAGGATATAAGTTGGGTAACCAATAATGGGATAAGAATCATTAATAAAGATCGTGCAAACAAAGAACGAGGTAATAATCGTCTTGCCGTTCGATCAAAGATAAATTGATGGATCTTTGAAAAATAAGGGTATTTTCTAAAAAAACGAGACACAATATTATTCTTTTAAAAATTCAGTTAATAATCAGGCTTTAAGACATATCCCTTTCCACGAACAGTGTGCAAGAAATGAGGCTGCTTTGGATCAACCTCTATACGGCGACGTAAACGGGTTATTTGGACATCAACAGCACGCTCTCCTATTTCCTCCATACCGATCATTTTGACAATATCTTCGCGCGACAGAATTTCGTTTGGGTGGCTGGCCAAAATGCGTAACAATGCGATCTCGCCCCCAGTTAAATGAATAATGCCATTTTTACCACTCAATAAGTTACGAACGGGA
Coding sequences within it:
- a CDS encoding outer membrane protein assembly factor BamE, encoding MRSCFNKKPLVTSSKAYFSFVRTTSKKAYLASILSIGLTLSACSAFSPPPLPRGSIIGKNDLKSLQVGSTSKADVMEILGSPTAYATFDPNNWIYISMMTKLVPLSYPGIKKQEVLSLYFDQNGTLQKIQHLGKKDAKNVAMVSETTPTPGTKTNFFQQLLGNIGQYSPLSAMGLGSTFGPGNNGGPLSSNPATAGGVGSSGNTIR
- a CDS encoding YceD family protein — its product is MRIVVYIKLQQKKAYKGIKMKACCEFSRKVALSQIQKKPLTIKVEADEEEKKKLATRFFIPKIHSLTCTYQLKYYHGAQIRAKGKIEALVTQNCVISLEDFFVTLNDTFELLFLPLNKVTGELEEIDDPDVIPYDNDMIDLGEVTAEQLALFLDPYPHKSGADNPMIYKEDDSKITEKKAVGESPFKILEKLKKK
- the plsX gene encoding phosphate acyltransferase PlsX, with the translated sequence MNIQVNTQEEMTYDLAIDAMGGDNAPDIVIKGLDATALRHSNVKVLLIGDEAKIAPLLKQYPRVAEICTIRHTSVSVPMDMKPTAALKLRDSSLRMAMESVAQKESKGVVSAGNSGAMLALAQIIVKTMPGIARPAMAAISPTAKGDVVMLDLGANVVCDCRNLVDFAIMGNAFAKAVLGLRHPTIGLLNVGSEELKGDERLRAAADVLRNSPLSDQFHGFIEGHDITAGTTDIIVTDGFTGNVALKTGEGALKLVFHLLKQVYTSGLRGKLGYLMVRPGLERMKEWLDPRRYNGAVFVGLNGVVVKSHGGADEVGFAYAVDVAMDMITHGFYEEILTGLSQVNPAENAVMPKK
- a CDS encoding beta-ketoacyl-ACP synthase III encodes the protein MAYRSRFVGFGSFLPKNIVSNEELSRRVDTSDEWIRERTGIRQRHIVSDGENCTSMAVHAARQAMEYAGLTVDDIDAVIVATCTPDQIFPTTAVKVQKELGMKKGFAFDVSSACAGFVFGLSVADNFIRNGQAKNVILIGSEVYSRILDWSDRRTCVLFGDGAGAVVLSAEQTNEDVGVLGVYLHTDGQYSDILYVDGVPSQTADQCFLKMQGQEVFRHAVTKLSEVVDEALQAHQLGHKDIDWLVPHQANLRIIKGMGKKLNLPAERVIVTVDRHANTSAASIPLALNEAVRDGRIKQGDLIVIEALGGGLSWGSSLVRL
- a CDS encoding integration host factor subunit alpha — encoded protein: MQTLTRAGLIEKLYSHVGLSRSESSVLLEEVLEKIISTLEGGDSVKISGFGTFSVRKKGSRIGRNPKTGEEVVIEPRLVLSFRPSQMLKNRVNEGMIKQVSRKG
- a CDS encoding MerR family transcriptional regulator, translating into MTGGTFDVSSDESEDKFLNTVEEDDSNLEDDNVIKKDPGAFRTISEVAEEIQVPQHVLRFWETRFTQVQPVKRSGGRRYYRAEDITLLKYISELLYVDGYTIKGVQRLLDEDFSKFTRKEEQISSSETSAETTHNEDKIAPVCNDVEATTSSSTDNSTALNTSPLDNFQNLDSSSSEIHLLQEKNAYLVDSLRSILVELHELRKIIADS
- the rpmF gene encoding 50S ribosomal protein L32, translating into MAVPKRKTSPSRRGMRRSHHALRSEAHAECGNCGELKRPHHVCSHCGHYDGREVVAAGKALKVAVRQ
- a CDS encoding ATP-binding protein: MSRFFRKYPYFSKIHQFIFDRTARRLLPRSLFARSLLMILIPLLVTQLISLELFYGTFLKTVSRRLTDMVSGEVSYVVNQFDAVQFSKHQSDATRQVQTYLQLNIAWYPNQKLNLNQRKVNHVVGPVDELLSRSLADRLEVPFITDWNSYTDQVRVSVQLKHGVLDIFIAKKRLTAGSVWLFVTWIVSSAIILFLIAGVFAWVQFRAIRRLSKAVEAFGKGKDPGFLYPVGSKELRKAASSFNVMRERILRFIKQRTVILASVSHDLRTPLTRLRLSLAMLPQQGTINAQDQALDIAEMIGDIEEMEQMISGYLSFARGEGTEEPKMTDMVQLTEDAVAAAYRSGTQFLSAHIPASLPDMMVRAGSIRRVLGNILENAKHHGGEVEIRVQTDKQGIIFIIDDNGPGIPVERRESVFLPFETSNHQKGTGLGLAIARNIVQGHGGDIQLQNSPLGGLRVIIFIPN